The Pseudomonas sp. IAC-BECa141 genome contains the following window.
TGGCCGACCGGTGCCAGCTGAGTGGTCAGCTTCGGTTCCGGGCTCAGTTGTTGCGGGCTGTGGGCGCAGCCAACCAGGGTCAAACTGGTCACAGTGATCAAACCGAACAACAGGCGTTGCAACATGCTCTTCTCTCCAGAATCAGGCACAGACAGGCCGGCAGTATAGCGGTGGGCCACTGTGGGTCACCAGCACTGAAATCTCAGACAAAACCCGCTGCCAGCGGTTCCTGTCACACATTCTTCACCCCCCATACACGTTCGCGTCACGGCGTTTTGACAAGCTTCCTCACAGATCCCCAAAAGGAACACTGCCATGCGCTATCTGATCTCGTTGTTCGCTCCACGCCCGCTGCACCGCAGCTTCGCCCTGCTCGACCGCAACGGCCATTGCCAGGCTTTCAAACAGTGCAGCCTGCAGCCAATGGGTGACGGCTGGGTGGAAATCGAGGAAATCCGTCTCAACTGGTTGCACCAGCCACTGCCTGCCAGCGCCCGGGTCGAACAGCAGCGCCCACGCGCACGCGCTCAGGCGATGTTGAGCATCTGACCGGATGCCTAATAAAAGTCATTAAACTCGACCAACTCCCCGCATTTCTTCGATACAATCTCCCCCCGATTATAAGGACGTCTCCTGATCGGGCCTCGCAACAGCGTCAATGCGCTTGCATTGGCATCCAAATCGCCCACAGAGAGCCGCCCACACAGATCGAGTGAAGCTGGCGTGCTTGCTGTTTCCCTGGCAAATCCCGCTTTTCGCGAATCTGCAGAGCTGTCATGACGCTCGGCCACTGAGTTGTTTGCCCCTCCGGGCACGGTGCCAGCCCCGGACAGCCCTTTTTGAGGTTCACGTCTTCAAAAGAGCGTGAAAAAAACGGGTTTTCACAACTTCACAAGAGTGTGGCGAGCAAATGAATAGTTTTGCGTCTGAACATGCACCATTAGCGTCTGAAACAGCCCAACGACACAGGAACGGGAACGCCTCGAATACCGGAGCCTGAAGCCTGTCCGCTACGGATTTGGTTGCACAAACGGATGTCTCGACCATAAGTCGAATTGCCAGCCGCGTGCCGAAATGAGTTCATGGAACTCTTTAAGCCAGGCCGCACGCATCCGTCGAAGTTGCGAAAAATTGCGAAGATTCGGACATGGCACACCTGACCAAGGATACCCGGGGCCCAACTGACCTGCCCTGGACGCCTGGCAGCCATGCCGACAATTTGGTGCTGCAGATTTTGGAGACGCGTTAAATGGCGCATAACGAAGCAGTCGACGTAGTTCTGGTTGGGGCCGGCATCATGAGTGCCACCCTCGCAGTACTGCTCAAAGAGCTCGACCCGGCGATCAAGCTGGAAGTCGTCGAGCTGATGGATTCCGGTGCCGCGGAGAGTTCCAACCCATGGAACAACGCCGGTACCGGCCACGCCGGCCTGTGCGAGCTGAACTACACGCCGCAGGCTGCCGACGGCACCGTCGACATCAAGAAGGCCGTGCACATCAACACCCAGTTCGAGGTGTCGAAGCAGTTCTGGTCGTACCTGACCAAAAAGGGCACGTTCGGCTCATGCAAATCCTTCATCAGCCCTGTGCCGCATCTGAGTTACGTCGAGGGTGAGAAAGGCGTGTCGTTCCTCAAGGAACGCTTCAACGTGCTGCACAAGCACCACGCTTTCGCCGACATGGAATACACCGAAGACAAGGCGAAGATGGCCGAGTGGATGCCGCTGATGATGCCGGGTCGTCCGAAAGACCAGGTACTCGCCGCCACCCGCGTGATCAACGGCACCGACGTCAACTTCGGCGCCCTGACCAATCAGTTGCTCAAGCACCTGACCAGCGCACCCGATGCTCAGGTCAAGTACTGCAAGCGCGTGACCGGCCTCAAGCGTAACGCCAACGGCTGGACCGTCAGCATCAAGGACGTCAACAGCGGCAACACCCGTGAAGTCGACGCCAGGTTCGTGTTCCTCGGCGCTGGTGGCGCGGCCCTGCCGCTGCTGCAAGCCTCGGGCATCGAAGAAAGCAAAGGCTTCGGCGGCTTCCCGATCAGCGGCCAGTGGCTGCGTTGCGACAACCCGGAAGTGGTCAAGCATCACCAGGCCAAGGTTTACAGCCTGGCCGCCGTGGGTTCGCCGCCGATGTCGGTGCCGCACCTGGACACCCGCGTGGTCGACGGCAAGAAATCCCTGCTGTTCGGGCCATACGCCGGTTTCACCACCAAGTTCCTCAAGCACGGTTCCTTCATGGACCTGCCGCTGTCGGTTCGCGCCGGCAACATTGGCCCGATGCTGGCCGTGGCGAAAAACAACATGGACCTGACCAAGTACCTGGTCAGCGAAGTGATGCAGTCGATGGAGCAGCGCCTGGAATCCCTGCGTCGTTTCTACCCGGAGGCGAAAGCTGAAGACTGGCGCCTGGAAGTGGCCGGCCAACGGGTGCAGATCATCAAGAAAGACCCGAAAAAAGGCGGCATCCTGCAGTTCGGTACCGAACTGGTCGCGGCGAAGGACGGCTCGCTCGCCGCCCTGCTCGGCGCTTCGCCAGGCGCTTCGGTGACCGTTTCGATCATGCTGGAACTGATCGAGAAATGCTTCCCGGAAAAGGCCAAGGGTGAGTGGGCTGCCAAACTGGCGGAAATCTTCCCGGCCCGCGAAAAGGTCCTGGAAACCGACGCTGCGCTGTATCGCAAGATCAACACGCAGAACAACGTCGCGCTGGAACTGGTTGAAGCCAGCAACGAGACCGAAAGCTACGCCTGATTCGGCTCCATGAAAAAACGCCCCGCACTCGGTGAGTGCGGGGCGTTTTTTCATGCCTGTGGAAAACTTCGGGCTATCAGCCGCGGGCTTTCTCGATCAGCTCGATGTACTCCGCCGCGTTGCGTTGATCGCGGATCTGGTCGACGAAGGTCTTGCCGTGCTCGTCCTTGCCATCCAGGTCATAACCGGCTGCAACGAAGAACGTCAGGAAACGCTCGAAATCGTCGATGCGCAGGCCACGGTAAGCCTTGACCAGCTTGTGCAGCGACGGCGAGGTGGCGTCGACCGGCTCAAAATCGAGGAACAGCTTGATCTGCTCATCGCCGATCTCGTCACCAATCACTTGCTTCTTATCTTTACGCATTGCCGACTCCAGCTCGCAGACATTTCACGGGGCGGGCAGTTTACCCCTGCGCAGGCACAAGGCTCAACGCGAGCGCGTGCTGCCGGTGTGCAAATCGGCCCAGATGTGGCCGTTGGCGTAACTGAGGAACTGCACGTACACGGTGTCATTGCGCAGCAGGTCGATGATTACCCGGTACTGGGCCAGCGGATAGAACAGCGTCAGCGTCTTGCTCTTGTCGTCATACACCGGTTTTTTCAGGCTTTTGCTTTCGCCATCGAAGTTGACCAGCACCTGATTGATCGTCGCGCCCTTGTTCAGGAACTTGCCCTTGAGGCGGATCATCAGCGGCGAGGTCACCGGGATCGGCTGCTGATTGGACTGACGCTGGGCGCCCACGACGACCGAATAATCGGTGACCTGCAACAGTTGCTGCTGCTCGGGTTCGGCATCGCGCAGGGTCAGGTCGTCCGGCGGCAGGAACTGGCTGTGCATCGGGGCGGCGGCCAAAGGCAGGCTGAGGGTCAGCAACAGGGCGGCGCAGCTGCGGATCAAAAGGCTCATGACAGGCTCCGGGGGGCGGGGCCGAGCACTCTAGCATGGGTATTGCGGATGGATCAGCACACGCAAAACAACTGTGGAAGCGTGGCTTGCCCGCGAAAGCGTCGATCTATCCGACATCAATGTGTCAGACAATCCGCCATCGCGGGCAAGCCCGCTCCCACAGGGATCGGGGGTTACCCGCAATTACATGCCTTTGACGGCGAAGATCCCGTTGGCGTTGCGCCAGTAGCCTTTGTAGTCCATGCCGTAACCGAAGATGTAGCGGTCAACGCACGGCAGGCCGACGAAGTCGGCTTTCAGGTCAGGACGGGCCTTGCGGTCGTGGTCCTTGTCGATCAGCACGGCGGTGTGCACTTTGCGCGCGCCGGCGTGACGGCAGAAGTCGATGATCGCGCCCAGGGTGTGACCTTCGTCGAGGATGTCGTCGATGATCAGCACGTCGCGGTCGATGAACGAGACTTCCGGCTTGGCTTTCCAGAACAGGTCGCCGCCGCTGGTTTCGTTGCGATAACGGGTGGCGTGCAGGTAGGACGCTTCCAGCGGGAACTGCAGATGAGTCAGCAGTTTGCCGGAGAAGATCAGGCCGCCGTTCATCACGCAGAACACCACCGGGTTGCTGTCGGCCAGTTGTTCGTTGATTTGTGCACCGACGCGGGCAATGGCAGCCTCGACTTCAGCTTCGGTGTACAGGCAGTCAGCCTCTCGCATGATTTGACGGATATGCTCGAGATCAGCGGACATGGCGCTCTCCAGGGGGGACGGATTTCGGAAAAGCGGGCAAAGGTACGCATCAACCGGAGCCGAATCAAGCATTTGTGGACTAACGTACTGTATGTCCTATAGGACATCACCCTCGGATAGATTAATCTAGGCCGGTTTTTTTGCCCGCCGCCGGAGCCTTTCCCCATGTCCATCCAAGAGATCCGCCATCCGCTGATCCGTCACAAACTTGGCCTTATGCGCCGTGCAGACATCAGCACCAAAAATTTCCGTGAGCTCGCTCAGGAAGTCGGTGCCCTGTTGACCTATGAAGCTACCAAAGACCTGCCGCTGGAAACCTACGATATCGAAGGTTGGTGCGGCACGGTGTCGGTCGAGAAAATCGCCGGCAAGAAGATTACCGTCGTGCCGATCCTGCGTGCCGGCATCGGCATGCTCGAAGGTGTGCTGAGCCTGATCCCGGGCG
Protein-coding sequences here:
- the mqo gene encoding malate dehydrogenase (quinone) — encoded protein: MAHNEAVDVVLVGAGIMSATLAVLLKELDPAIKLEVVELMDSGAAESSNPWNNAGTGHAGLCELNYTPQAADGTVDIKKAVHINTQFEVSKQFWSYLTKKGTFGSCKSFISPVPHLSYVEGEKGVSFLKERFNVLHKHHAFADMEYTEDKAKMAEWMPLMMPGRPKDQVLAATRVINGTDVNFGALTNQLLKHLTSAPDAQVKYCKRVTGLKRNANGWTVSIKDVNSGNTREVDARFVFLGAGGAALPLLQASGIEESKGFGGFPISGQWLRCDNPEVVKHHQAKVYSLAAVGSPPMSVPHLDTRVVDGKKSLLFGPYAGFTTKFLKHGSFMDLPLSVRAGNIGPMLAVAKNNMDLTKYLVSEVMQSMEQRLESLRRFYPEAKAEDWRLEVAGQRVQIIKKDPKKGGILQFGTELVAAKDGSLAALLGASPGASVTVSIMLELIEKCFPEKAKGEWAAKLAEIFPAREKVLETDAALYRKINTQNNVALELVEASNETESYA
- a CDS encoding PA4642 family protein, with the protein product MRKDKKQVIGDEIGDEQIKLFLDFEPVDATSPSLHKLVKAYRGLRIDDFERFLTFFVAAGYDLDGKDEHGKTFVDQIRDQRNAAEYIELIEKARG
- a CDS encoding hypoxanthine-guanine phosphoribosyltransferase, yielding MSADLEHIRQIMREADCLYTEAEVEAAIARVGAQINEQLADSNPVVFCVMNGGLIFSGKLLTHLQFPLEASYLHATRYRNETSGGDLFWKAKPEVSFIDRDVLIIDDILDEGHTLGAIIDFCRHAGARKVHTAVLIDKDHDRKARPDLKADFVGLPCVDRYIFGYGMDYKGYWRNANGIFAVKGM